A part of Doryrhamphus excisus isolate RoL2022-K1 chromosome 8, RoL_Dexc_1.0, whole genome shotgun sequence genomic DNA contains:
- the LOC131135048 gene encoding zinc finger protein 227-like: MLQHEEKKLQTFACNLCEKTFKSKVLLKSHDLVHRDARPFMCATCGKAFKSRQCLQAHRTVHSADKPHKCEECGESFRYAVALRCHRSVHTGEYPHKCGVCGKAFTKKRSLRTHMAVHRGKMFTCETCGAGFTLRQNLKRHMRIHTGERPFTCHVCGVSFVQDKLKAHMLLHGASKSFMCDLCGKTFLYNCQLQKHQKLVHREGDLAGEGTRRRAGTRANRRVIFRRDRTTVEVTPFTCQTCQRGFHSATSLKKHEQVHTGSTPYSCHVCSKSFLYKATFDYHLRTHSGERPYACDVCGKTFIIQHALKSHKLQHTGEKPHRCEQCGKAFRVYTNYCRHLRIHTGEKPYECEVCGVRFRQLGHVKFHMQVHTGERPYTCDTCGLGFSDSRQLKRHVCAVNTLVTSYT; this comes from the coding sequence ATGCTGCAGCACGAAGAGAAGAAGCTGCAGACCTTCGCGTGCAACCTCTGCGAGAAGACGTTCAAGAGCAAGGTGCTCCTCAAATCTCATGACCTCGTCCACAGAGACGCCCGCCCCTTTATGTGCGCCACGTGCGGCAAGGCCTTCAAGAGCCGCCAGTGCCTGCAGGCCCACCGCACAGTGCACAGCGCCGACAAGCCGCACAAGTGTGAGGAGTGCGGCGAGAGTTTCCGCTACGCCGTGGCACTGCGCTGCCATCGGAGCGTCCACACGGGCGAGTACCCTCACAAGTGTGGCGTGTGCGGCAAAGCCTTCACCAAGAAGCGATCACTGCGCACTCACATGGCGGTGCACAGGGGCAAAATGTTCACGTGCGAGACGTGCGGCGCCGGCTTCACGCTGCGGCAGAACCTCAAACGGCACATGCGCATTCACACGGGCGAGCGGCCGTTCACATGTCACGTGTGCGGCGTGAGCTTCGTCCAAGACAAGCTGAAAGCTCACATGCTGCTCCACGGAGCCTCCAAGTCCTTCATGTGCGACCTCTGCGGGAAGACCTTCCTCTACAACTGCCAGCTGCAGAAGCACCAGAAGCTGGTCCACCGTGAGGGCGACTTGGCGGGGGAAGGCACGCGAAGGCGAGCTGGGACGCGAGCGAACCGCAGGGTCATCTTCAGACGGGACAGAACCACGGTGGAGGTGACGCCCTTCACCTGCCAGACCTGCCAGCGAGGCTTCCACTCGGCAACATCCCTCAAGAAACACGAGCAGGTCCACACGGGCAGCACGCCGTATAGCTGCCACGTTTGCAGCAAGTCTTTCCTGTACAAGGCCACCTTCGACTACCACCTCAGGACGCACTCGGGGGAGCGGCCCTACGCCTGCGACGTGTGCGGGAAGACCTTCATCATCCAGCACGCCCTCAAGTCGCACAAACTGCAGCACACGGGTGAGAAGCCTCACAGGTGCGAGCAGTGCGGGAAGGCGTTCCGGGTCTACACCAACTACTGCCGACATCTGAGGATCCACACGGGCGAGAAGCCGTACGAGTGCGAGGTCTGCGGTGTGCGATTCCGGCAGTTGGGGCATGTCAAGTTCCACATGCAGGTGCACACGGGGGAGCGGCCGTACACCTGCGACACTTGCGGGCTCGGCTTCTCCGACTCCAGGCAGCTCAAGAGACACGTGTGTGCGGTAAACACTCTGGTGACATCATACACATGA
- the LOC131135045 gene encoding zinc finger protein 665-like, which produces MEATFAGEVASMVEMAFQATVSVFRDVWAKEVPDSEWEDAKLGDDIQEIERGLLLQIQTVFAEFSSTLFEENEALKAKVEQLEDMVQTKAGQLEQDLQVRVGQLGKDMEQLEKELQEAKPAAHVMLHDQTLQDHQSALTFVSRGSGTPTMILLGDGGTQDEPLASPTDGHTQLILPPAASPGNTAHDGPGSDCGSVNTDDMPPEQCSTDEASSRRARRKVSIKVEQVSPERSIDEMNSDQVEGRRLRKKEPRPIKRFFCDECDAAYYWKADLKKHTALHKRPFPCEQCGQSFLDKKSLENHLLRHEESKTPLPFPCPLCKRSYRQEQSLQNHLKRHQRLQQPKPFACEQCGKTFRIEQSLENHLLRHEKWKQMLKCHLCDKVCKTPVQLRGHMVVHSEDRPFSCATCGKEFKSKDTLRFHQMVHTSAKKYKCPDCDETFKYAHSLTVHKRKHTGITPFVCEVCNRSYRTGTALKRHSMVHTGEKPFTCHVCGARFSLNNNLKRHLRIHTGEKPFSCQDCGKSFSDNNKLKTHMLVHGARKPFMCDLCGKTFLFNCRLQIHQKYVHADGKPKMFPAKQRSKLLVKPFSCKICMSSFSAACSLKLHEKGHSEHKEFNCGLCEKSFHNKYSFRYHQRSHLGEKPFVCDVCGKGFFQAGSLKQHERIHTGEKPYKCDQCGKAFRTDGNFYRHMRIHTGEKPFECTFCQRKFHQSNQLKSHLQVHTGQKLYSCQQCGRGFSDSRQLKKHSCATS; this is translated from the exons ATGGAGGCGACCTTCGCCGGCGAAGTGGCGTCGATGGTAGAGATGGCCTTCCAGGCCACCGTGTCAGTCTTCAGGGATGTGTGGGCCAAAGAGGTGCCAGACTCGGAGTGGGAAGACGCCAAGCTCGGGGACGACATCCAGGAGATCGAGAGAGGTCTGTTGCTGCAGATCCAGACCGTGTTCGCGGAGTTCTCCTCCACCTTGTTCGAGGAGAACGAGGCTTTGAAGGCCAAAGTGGAGCAATTGGAGGACATGGTCCAGACGAAGGCCGGCCAGCTGGAGCAAGATCTGCAGGTGCGAGTGGGACAGTTGGGCAAAGACATGGAGCAGCTGGAGAAGGAGCTGCAAGAAGCAAAGCCTGCTGCTCACGTCATGCTGCATGACCAGACCCTGCAAG ACCACCAGTCCGCACTCACCTTTGTGAGCCGGGGTAGCGGCACTCCTACAATGATACTGCTGGGAGACGGAGGTACCCAGGATGAACCGCTTGCGTCTCCCACCGACGGCCACACGCAGCTCATCCTTCCACCTGCAGCCTCGCCCGGAAACACGGCCCATGATGGCCCCGGTTCTGATTGCGGTTCCGTCAACACGGACGACATGCCACCCGAGCAG TGCTCTACGGATGAGGCATCTTCAAGAAGAGCAAGAAGGAAGGTCAGCATCAAAGTTGAACAAG TGTCTCCTGAAAGAAGCATAGATGAGATGAATTCTGATCAAGTGGAAGGACGGAGGCTAAGGAAGAAGGAGCCTCGGCCCATCAAGAGGTTCTTCTGTGACGAGTGCGACGCCGCCTACTACTGGAAAGCCGACTTGAAGAAGCACACGGCGCTCCACAAGAGGCCTTTCCCGTGCGAGCAGTGCGGACAGAGCTTTCTGGACAAGAAGTCTCTGGAGAATCACCTCCTGCGTCACGAGGAGTCAAAGACACCGCTACCCTTCCCGTGCCCGCTGTGCAAGCGTTCGTATCGTCAGGAGCAATCGCTGCAGAACCACCTCAAGCGCCACCAGCGCCTCCAGCAGCCCAAGCCCTTCGCCTGCGAGCAATGCGGCAAGACTTTCCGCATCGAGCAGTCGCTGGAGAATCACCTGCTTCGCCACGAGAAGTGGAAGCAGATGCTGAAGTGTCATCTGTGCGACAAGGTGTGCAAGACCCCGGTTCAGCTGCGAGGTCACATGGTGGTCCACTCAGAGGATCGCCCCTTCAGCTGCGCCACCTGTGGCAAGGAGTTCAAGAGCAAGGACACGCTGCGATTCCACCAAATGGTCCATACCAGCGCAAAGAAGTACAAATGTCCCGACTGCGATGAGACCTTCAAGTACGCCCACTCGCTGACCGTGCACAAAAGGAAGCACACCGGCATCACGCCCTTCGTGTGCGAGGTGTGCAACCGCTCCTACCGCACGGGCACGGCGCTCAAACGCCATAGCATGGTGCACACAGGTGAGAAGCCCTTCACCTGCCACGTCTGCGGCGCCAGGTTCAGCCTCAACAACAACCTGAAGAGACACCTGCGCATCCACACGGGCGAGAAGCCCTTCAGCTGCCAGGACTGCGGGAAGAGCTTCTCTGACAACAACAAGCTCAAGACTCACATGCTGGTGCACGGCGCCAGGAAGCCTTTCATGTGCGACCTGTGCGGCAAGACCTTCCTCTTTAACTGTCGCCTGCAGATCCACCAGAAGTACGTGCACGCCGACGGCAAGCCCAAGATGTTCCCGGCCAAGCAACGGAGCAAGCTGCTGGTCAAGCCTTTCAGCTGTAAGATCTGCATGAGCAGCTTCAGCGCCGCCTGCTCGCTCAAACTGCACGAGAAAGGCCACAGCGAGCACAAGGAGTTCAACTGCGGCCTGTGTGAGAAGTCCTTCCACAACAAGTACTCCTTTCGCTACCACCAGAGGAGCCACCTGGGAGAGAAGCCCTTTGTGTGCGACGTGTGCGGGAAGGGCTTCTTCCAGGCCGGAAGCCTCAAGCAACACGAGCGCATCCACACGGGAGAGAAGCCCTATAAGTGCGACCAGTGCGGGAAGGCCTTCCGGACGGACGGGAACTTCTACCGACACATGCGCATCCACACGGGGGAGAAACCCTTCGAGTGCACCTTCTGTCAGAGGAAGTTCCACCAGTCTAACCAGCTTAAGTCCCACCTGCAAGTCCACACGGGCCAGAAGCTCTACTCCTGCCAGCAGTGTGGACGCGGCTTCTCTGACTCACGACAGCTGAAGAAGCACAGCTGCGCCACATCGTAG